In Melanotaenia boesemani isolate fMelBoe1 chromosome 5, fMelBoe1.pri, whole genome shotgun sequence, the DNA window GATTTGGATGGATAGTTCACGCttttaggtgatctatggaagttttacagttatttatatcccatccaggaggctTACAATCCAGCGCAAAGTGTAGTGTTTATTCTGTTACTCTATGTAGTAAATCCACAATGCGTGATCTATGACatcaccattatttatcacattttcatcattaaaaCGATCACTATTACTACTGTGTCACTAAAAGGCCTCTATTTTCACCCAGAAATGACGATAAGCCCACTTCTAATTAAACTTTTCAAATAGAGCTTAAATTGACGGTagtgtccaatcaggagcagccaaagatcaacaagtgagcagaaagttctatgtgtcaggaaaaaaagaaaaataatgctcctctatggcttgaataaagccaagaagaggTTTTTGATGCACAGTGGCTCAAATACTTAAGGGTTAACTTCAGctgagttggttttgtgaggatagtaggTAAGTAGACACATTAATAACTGTaaataccacaaaaaaaaaaaaaaactggaggaaaaagtggaaatacgtaaaaagtttctgttgtttttgattCAGcttcaatattttttcttcttcaagccaagacttgagagaatgatgtgcagatgacaAAATGCTTGGTTACTGTTGACCTGTGTGttgtttctacaaagttctgttagtaataaattctgttttcttgttttggtcggcctttatgctgctatatctgttgatacattcattttacatcattttagcttcatgatctgacagctgaggctgttctgaaaacatgtttgcatgctgactgggatgAAAAGGATTCAAATTCTACACGCAGTTTTACATCCGTTTTTACATTGAAAGaaatggacaaacaaaaaatgacttGGAATTTTAAGGGTTAACTTCAATGGAAGTAGTAAAACTTTGTTTGGATCTTATGAATTAGAAAAGCTGTTATTATCAACCCCCAACTACAGAGCTGATGGTGTGACTGGTTCGCTCAGGCAAACATTACAAtcatttagcagatgtttttatCTAAAGTGAGGATACAGTAGCCCAATGACCCTGAGGGATTTGAACCCTGGTCTTCCACATGGGAGACTGATGCTTTGCCAACTGAGCAACACATATTGTCTGCATTTCTGCCAAAGTTAGGTCAAATCTGAATGGAAATTACATGTGAAACCATAAGTCTATCTATGATTAAATGTGAGCTAAAACACATGCTGGAGTTAAACTGCTTTGtcatgttttctaaaatctGCTGATAAATGACAGATTTTTGAAAAGAGGAAGTCATGTCACTGTATTTGTCAAGGCCAGTTAAAAGAATGAGCTACATGATGAGGgttgcaaaataaatgtttgctgACCAATAACCTGACAGACAATTGAGAAGTGGAAGTACTCTctcaatttattttcaaaatcagcaaaaagaaaaagatgaatgaatatctatctatctatctatctatctatctatctatctatctatctatctatctatctatctatctatctatctatctatctatctatctatctatctatctattcatccatccatccatccatccatccatccatcaaaaaTGTTATGTGATTTTAGGAGGCCTTCATTTTACCATAACATGACTGAGTGGTGTGACAATCATCTGACCGAATGCTTTTCAGTCTCAAACCATCGAACTTTCGATGAGACGAGACTTATCAAAGCTGGACAGCTACCCTGATCCAGACCAGACTTCTGTGTTCTGAAGAAAGTTTTggcaaaagttaaaaaatgacCTAGTTTATCTGAACTGAGAACTCGTAACTTGCTAAAGAACCCTGAGATGACAGATTTTAAGATGCCACCTAGCCCCTTCTTGCCTTTATTAGATTTCTTTCAAACATGTTCTGTGTCTATAAAGTTTCTAGTGTAAACAAGTACTGATACGCGGTTATGGTGGGGttttttgtgaaatgttgcatcaAACTGtttataaacagtttttaaaaaaaaattgcctgGCGCTTTCACGGTTCACAAttggtttgtgatttttttacttttatacggTATAATTGTAGAAGCTCACAAACTGGTTATTTTGGAGGTGTCCATTTTTTCCAAGGTTGTGCAGCAGAAACACCAATCAAGAGTTTTTACCTGGTAATGTTGTCGCCTACTATCAGATAAATTATGATACAACTGGGATGCATTATGTGTTAAAAACACGAAACAGAATTAGCcatccttccatggagaccatttctgatgagccTTTGGCCAACAGTaaatggatcagctgaaggtccagatgcatttctcaggtcctggttcaggtctttgctggatttatCCTATTTCTTCAGGACACCTTTCAGATCCTGTTTATCTGTTGTAGATAGTTTTTCAGTCctcacttcttcttttgtcctccacttgtcaCTTTAAAAAGTGCCTAAAGTGAACATTTAAAATTGGACGGAAAGAAGGGAGGGGTCAAGACTTCAGATTCAGGGAAGAAAACTGCAACCTCATGGTTTCAGCTTTATATTGTATGAGATTGAATGAATGATCTGACTCATTTCAGATGGAGGAACAAGGATGTTGTGTCCCGGAGTTTCTCAGGAAAACTTACGAAATTAATCAAATTGTTGCAACACTCAACTGTCACTGCATTTTTTGTTTGCTGAAGGGGGGGATTAAAGCAGTTTTGGTTCCTAAAATTAAGACAGTTCACCTCCCAGAAACACAGAACTGAAGCTGGTGCATGACTATACGAAAAAATTTGCAGatattacataaaacaaaagacatttgGAACTATGCAGACTCATTTCCCCCCTTAATTGTGTTTTAAATAtgctttattgatttatttgagTTTACTTGATCAAACTGTAATACAGCCTCTCatgaacacatttaatgatcatcatacaaaaaaggaaattagAATGGGCACTCTGAATCCAGCATGTCCCAGCCTTGTGGTGTACCACAGGGCTCAGTCTTTGGACCCCCATTCTGTTTACATGCAACCACTTTTTATTCAGGACCATAACAagctttacatttctttttcgCTGATGACGCTCAGCTGTACACACTCACAGACCACAGCGGCCTTGCAAATCTCTTAGCTTGACTCTCATAAGTTAGAGGTCACTTTGTTTGGTCCTCCAACTTCTATTTGTCAGAGCACCATCtttatttccagcttttacACACTGAACTCACACCATGTCTAGTTACTGTTAAATCCCTTTCTCTTGTTGAGAAAGCCTTTGGTAATGTCTAATAATGTTACATAATCAATATCCTCATTGCATATTCATAGTCATATTCTGGCTAAAATGTGATATCTACCTGATTGTGCTCTCCTAACACTGCTAATTATTTTTGCAGCATTGCCTATACAACCTGAAAATATGACTTAGATGAATttgctatgaggctaacaatatcaaacatgttgttATTGACTTCATGTATACAGTCAACTTACCCAACTCAGCATGTCCCttattgtgtaaagcactttataatATTGTTTAAACAAAGAGCTATACAAATATTACTTAAACCTGATGTAAGTGTCCCCACCTTCTCCCTGTGATGGGAGGGACTAAGACATGAGGAGAGGAGTTGAGTAATTAGGAAATCAGAACACTGATTGATGTGTGGCCGCAACACCAGATTTGATTATACTCAGCTGTAAAACTTATCAGTCTTTCATTATGTGGATGTTATGAAAGCTGTAGTCGGTGAAAGGACACCATGTGCTCATGTGAAagcagtttgtgtctgttatcTTCTGTATTTTACTGTTCAGTGATTGTAATCATTGACGAGTAAAAGTGAGTTCAGCCTGTGGTTCCCGTGACAAACCACCAGTATTTATGAATTAGAGAAAACTTGTGACTTTAAAGACAAAATAGTGGAAATAAGGTCTAAGGACACTATTAATAGCTCCAATAATATAAAAACCACTTGCATGTCCACCATTAAGCATGTTCTTTTTGGTCTTCTTTTGCCCTCAGTGGTATCATGAAGCCAGGGCTGAACGCCATCATGGGAGCAACAGGAAGCGGCAAATCATCGTGAGTGCTGCAAATGTTTTGGTTTAAGAGGATAAATCCAAATACAGGTCAAATGTTcccaaaaatattcaaaattgcatgtttttccatttagtggtggtgtacatgtgtgttaatgtgtgcagaataaaattattcaattttatttttgtttatttttattttgttttcccttattcattcagtcatttaattttagttattttgttacctctcattctcatttatttattttttttatttactttaatgaaaatttttattttatttattttaaagagaatatttatttaaaataaacctaCACATTTGAAACAATGGAGAAAGCAGGAAATTCCTTTCCTGCTCTAATTATCCCATTTTCCTGTCCTCCCATCCTTTATCCTGGATGCCATATGGAAAAGACATCCcatttaaaagaaggaaaaaaaatgctcttggctccattattttttatttttaaacttaactTTATATTCAGACCTGTTGCATCAAAACCAGTTTGTTATTGGaggcttttctctttttcaggtTTCTGGATGTTTTGGCAGCCAGGAAGGATCCTGCAGGCCTGACGGGAGAAGTCCTGATTGACGGAGCTCCTCAGCCTCCGAACTTCAAGTGCCTTTCTGGATATGTGGTGCAGGTGGGTGAAAGGAACAGGAAGTCAGACCTGTGGCGGCCAGTCCACCACATCTTTGATTTAGCAGGATTTCCTGGAAGGAAGCGACTGCCTGCAACAATAAGACAAGCCTCTTTGGCCAAATCTGTTTTAGtcacattaaataaattgttttagaAAAGCTGAGGTCACAAGTCACAGCAGGGGAAATGAAATTCAATGTGGAGAGATATTATTGATATTAAGGGACATCCCGCagctttaaatgtttgtgttttagttaatttttcaGCGGTAACTTCCTGTCTGCAGGACGATGTGGTGATGGGAACGCTGACGGTGAGAGAAAACTTCACCTTCTCAGCAGCTCTCCGCCTCCCATCGAGCATCACTCAGCAGGAGAAGGAGCAGAAGGTCAACAGGCTAATCCAGGAGCTGGGACTGGGACGAGTGGCCGACTCCAAGGTGAGGAGGAGGCGAGGAAGAGATGCAGGATAATGGGAAGACATCCGTATGAGCATAAAAACTATGACCGAAAATGATTTATGAAGTAaatcaagaataaaaacaaaagaaagttataaaaatatttgcgaaaaggacaaaaaacaaaaagaccagCAGAGACACTGAGGACAACGAAACAATatagaaatgaatgaatcagaCAGTAAAAATCTTCAGAAAAAAGTAAAGGAGgctgaaagaaaaggaagaaaggatGGAAATGTATTTcataaaaactgtaaagaatgagtgtgtgtttgtgcaggtgGGCACGCAGCTGATTCGTGGGATTTCCGGCGGTGAGAGAAAGAGGACGAACATCGGCATGGAGCTGATCATTGACCCGCCCGTCCTCTTCCTGGATGAACCCACCACGGGCCTGGACGCCAGCACGGCCAACTCcgtcctgctgctgctgaagaggTGATCACGCTCACACGCTTACTCTGCTGCTGCAAGGGAAATAGTTTTCCATTCCTGGACATGTTTGGGTTGAAAACAGGCTACTGTTGGTACTTGTTACTTAGTTGCAGCACTGTTTAGTGTAGTGTGGGCCAGAACTGGGCCAGAACTAGACCAGATGTCAGTTGGCAGCCTAGCTTTGATTATTGCATGTctcctgtgggccacatgtggtccagatgttagTTGTTGGCCTGGACGTGGATTATGACTAGTATactgtgggccagaagtggtcctaATAATAATGTCCTTGTGGGCCACTTTTGGTGATCACATGGTTGAGTTTTGACATCCACAATACATTTAGTCAACAGTTTACGTCAAGGTCATATTTGGGCCGAACATTTTTTGTTATCTGAGTAAACCTGACCAGTCTGTAACTCTGAAACAAAGCCGTTAAAGATCTACCCCAAAGTGAACCACCATGTCCTCACTTCCACATCCTAAAACAGCAAGTCTGAGCAATTTCTGAGGATTTCTACACCAATGAAACACCTCATGCTCCTTAAAATATCATAAACAATCATTTATTAATGTGGGGCTTCAGTATTTTCCCCACAAACTCCAACATGTTGAGccacagatcagatcagatcattttctcttcttcagaccattctctgtaaaccctagagatggctgtgtgtgaGAATCCCAGTAAAGACCAACAACAATGCcacatttaaagtcacttaaatcctcttttttcctcattctgatgctcagtttgaacctcatcaagtcatcttcaccatgtctacggTACTAAATGTGttaagttgctgccatgtgattggctgattagatatttgtgctAACAAGCAGTtgtacaggtggagctgatgttttgtttctgtaggATGGCTAATCACGGTCGGACCGTCATCCTGTCCATCCATCAGCCTCGGTACACCATCTACCGCCTGTTCGACAGCCTCACTCTGCTGGTCAACGGCAAACAGGTCATCTCAATTatttgaaatgataaaatgtaaagagaaaagaatccaccatcattttaaatgtagttttgtaATGTCCAGGTTTACCACGGCCCAGCACAGAGAGCACTGGACTACTTTTCAGACATCGGTAAGAACTTAAATCTTACCATTCAAGATGGCAGCCTAAGTGGATGTTTGTAACTCAGCATGGAATCTGTTTTCCAGGATACACCTGTGAGGCCCACAACAACCCCGCCGACTTTTTCCTGGATGTTATTAACGGAGACTCAACGGCCGTCGCTCTCAACAGTATGGAGGAAGAAGGTGTGCAGCTTTGAACAGAAAGGAAACAATGAAAGGAGTAAAAGTGATTCCCAGGGATTTTATCTTAGAGTAGTAAAGCCAAAAATATCATTAACCCCTCCGATTCATAATTTTTCATAGAAATTTTAATAAGTAGACAAATGTGTATGAATAAAAGTTTCCTGGTAGTcccttaacccataagagcccgacttgacatatttgtcacatacagtttctgagacgttttgcttcaatttatggtataaactttgctaaaaatcctgttgaacacaatctgacacttgtcttctgtcccctaatagatagccagaagcagaaaaccatattataatatttttaaactatcacatgctaataaatggtagattcccccccccccaaaaaaaatgttaatttttatgttacattttgGTCAAggaccaaataaagacctcatatttaaaaaattcaacttttcttaccattttttcatgggtcgggcctttatGAGTTAAAcccttaatttatttacaattatataaaaactaaagaaatctggaaaaaacgtaataaaaaaaaataactggaataaaatatggttaatggtctgtacttatatagcgcttttatccaaagcatcacattcacccattcacacactgatagcagaagctgccatgcagggccctcaaccacgacccatcaggagtaattaggggttcggtgtcttgcttagggacacctcgacatgagctcgaagggccgggatcgaaccggcaacccttgggttacaggacGACTGCTCTACGCACTGAGCCTACCGCccctataaataaaatatagttgaattaataacaataatgataacaaaattaaataaatatgaaatacataaataagtgaataaaagcaaatatatatataaaaataaatagataaaaaaatagcCAGTACAGAAATGGTTTGTTGCAAATTTATGACAGCAGGCATCAAGgggttaataaaaaaagaagaattttctAACGTGGAATCAAGCTTTACACAcatttccagtttatttttagATGAATGTATTAACTGACTTtgtaacatttttataaatggCAGCCTCTAGTGTTGAAGGTTGAAGTGGAGATGATCGTCCCGGCTTTTATATCCTCACGTCTGGACCGGTCTGATAGTCTTTAACCTGCTTAGATAAGAAGAAACTTAACCTCATTAAAGCTGCCCAGAACTCGGCTGGAAGGTTTTAACTGGGACCAACAAACACACCTGTTTGGCCTCCATTCACTGGTTACCATTTCATTTAAGAATACATTTTAAAGTCTTGACCTTAACTTTTAGAGCCTCGTCCAGCTCCTCCTTCCACCTCAGACCTGCTTCAGTTTCAGGTCAGAAGGCCGGGTGTTACCGGTGGTCCACAAAGCCCATTTTAAGACTGAAGGTTCCTCCTCTTTCCCTTTGCTGCCTCAATACTATTGATGTATTTTAAAGCAGTGAAAGACtggttttttaaacttttttgtgaaaaatgctatacacacacaactattattgttgtttaaaatttttctgtctgatgttttatttcctcAGATCCACGTCCGGATGCAGACTCGGTGTCGATGTCCAGAAGAGGGATCGAGGACAAACTGGTGGAGGAGTACAGGAACTGCCAGAATTATAAAGAGACCAAAGCAGAGCTGGGTAGGTGCCCTGCTCagtgtttatatatgtatgtatgtactactgtacatatgtatgtacataGTTCTCAGAGACACTAAACAACCACAAACAAAATGAGTTAAATTAGACACAAAATGCCAAAACTGGTTGAAGTTGTTGAAGCACATCAGAGCAAAACAACTGCAGCTACAATACGACTTTAAAGTGGCCAAAAAGTCACAAAATAACTAGATAGTAATCAGACACTAAACAACAAACACAGCTGCTAAAACAATAagtaaaaagactaaaaacacactaaacatccttttttttttcttcctatcGCTCAGAGGCGATAGTTCAGGGAAAGCCGGCCACCACCTCCTCTCGCTCCAGAACCATCACCTACAACACCGGCTTCCTGACCCAGTTCAAATGGGTTTTAAAGAGAACTTTCCGCAACCTCCTGCTCAACCCTCAGACCTCCATCGCTCAGGTAGGATACGAAGCAGCTCCGGTCTGTTTCTGCTTCCCCTCACTGAGTCTGAAATGTGTAGAAATTAAACACATTCTCGTGTTTTAGGAGTATCTTTGAGccatttttagttcatttaacagttttggtTCAGCTATAGCAGCATCTACTGGACAAAATAGGAACTGCAGAATCACAtacttaatcttttttttatgttaaaatacttcaatatttctttattatttagttGTTATTGTTGCTCTGAATTCCCTGCAGTGACTGGTAATAatctgtttgtcttgtttttattgtgtgaagGTTGCAGTAACGCTCTTCCTCGCTCTGGTTGTCGGAGCACTTTTCTTTGATGTCAAGGACAATCAGAGCGGAGTGCAGAACAggtattttactgtttttatctaCTTAAGCAGCACCGatgactgattttatttaatatgcacATCACTGGGAAAATACATTATGACAGATATCAGTGGCAGAATGAGGTTTGATGCAATTTATTAAgaataataaatcaaaatgttttatcaGAAAGTGGAAAACAATACGTCAAAATACTAAAAATCCAACTAAGGTTAAAAGCAATAAAGAATATTTAAGATACATGATGAATTGAAAGAAAAGTCcaactttaataaaaatgttatttttcaaaaagacaGATGTTTCTTGAATAAAGAGAATAAGACCACATGTGTGCAGACAGCAGTGATGGCTGTGAGTTATTCCAGAGATATTCTCCTATTGCTGACTTTAGACTCATGGAAATATAAGAAAAGATCCACAGAGGGCTttaaaacatgagaaaatatcTAAAGATTAtctgaaaaagtttaaaaagcacTCGACCAGTCATGGGTTTAATAAACGTACCGTGAATATCAGGCCGGGGTTTTTAGctgtaattttaaataaaggtaatcatatattttccttttttttttaaaaaaaggagccATTTAAATGCCTTTTTGAGGAAAAACTGATCTTTCTCAGGATTTTTTCCTGattatttatgaagatattATTCTAATCATGCTGTTAACCTGTACCAGACATCATGTGGGCGGGACATgacaaatatgtattttactctcCCTTTCAAGTACCTACATATTATAAACCactggaaagctaagattctggGATGTGCCATATGCTAATGCAATTTATCTTTGAGGCCATGCTGTACTCCAGTACCAGATGATGCTGAAACAAAATCACTCCTGGttcatcagcaagggtccagtaaaagtagtccagtaaaaaaGCTGGTCCACAAACAAGTCTTAtccataaaaacctgttttaggCAGAAATTGCAGGATTTTAAACCGCAGGATTTGTTCTGGTAGTGTTCCAGTAGATATAACAGGAGCAGCAATTAACTATGTTATTTGGATTCatcacacacagaaatacaaaatatatttcAAGTGTTTATTTCTTGTCACATTGATGATTATAACTTAGAGCTAATGGAAACTCAAAGTTCAGTGAGCAGTGCTGGAAAAATGACATTTGTATGGAGTAAATTATATCTTAATAACTTTGGTGCATGACCAGCTTTAGTTGATTCTAGTGTTAATTCTGTATCAGTTCATTTTGTAATTGTATTTCCAGGATCGGCGCGCTCTTCTTCATCGTTGTGAATCAGTGTTTCAGCTCTCTGTCGGCTGCCGAGCTCTTCATCGCAGAGAGGAAACTCTTCACGTGggtctcacacacatacacacatttactcATAAGACCAATCAACAGCAGCCCagatattattcttttttttaaatccttcaCATTTTTCTCAATTTATGAGATCATTTTACACAAATGAAccatttccattcatttttatttaaaatttattaagtaatttacaataaatactgatttttttcattccagaaggtaatttaaaaatatatgtacatattatttattaatttttattgattcatttattcatttattgtatttattccaAAATCATTAATAGTAATTTTTATCAGCTGTAACTCCTATATGGTCAAAACTAAAACAGTAGTGGAAGTGGTAGTggggaaaagagaaaatactttatttttaatcatttaattattttaaaaaacctttTAACTTTAAAACTCCTAATTTCCACATAGACGTTTTCTGTCCACAGCTCCAACTGTATCCATATtctgccctctagtggtcaACATGGAGAAATGCATTTCCTTTCAGATGGATGTAAATATCATTGCCACAAAGACCAAAGGCCAACTTCAGTTTTCTGCATTAAATAATGTGTGCCtgttatttttatgaaacacattaaaagtCACATGAATTACTTTTAATGCACTCTACTCCACAGCTTTCTATCATTTTAATACCAATGTAAGATAAATGCAACACTTGAATGTGATCTAAATGTACTCAGTCTAACTTGGAGGCTTATAGCTTCTCGCACACTGTGCAGTTTCATTTTCTAACATGAGCAAATTCTGAAGGTAAACCTGTCTGAGACCAAATAAAGAAACTTCTGGTTGACACACGCACATGTATGCAGAAACGagacataataaaataattattgacACGCTGCTCAGAGGATGTTTATCACTGAAACCTTTCCTGTATTTCTATCTTTCTGCAGTCATGAGTATATCAGCGGCTACTACAGGGTGTCCGTCTACTTCCTGTGTAAGATCCTGTCTGacatcatcacactgaggaCCATCCCCGCCATCATCTTCAGCTGCGTTGCGTACTTCATGATCGGTGAgtgaacaacaaacaaaacccacCTCTACATGCACAACCAAAATAATTCCAatttgttgacattttcacagATTTCTTCCAGTTTTCCCTTTTGCCGGTGTTATAACTCTGctgcacatttgtgtgtgtgtgcaggtctGAAACCCACAGCTGAGGCCTTCTTCATCTTCATGTTCACCGTGGCTCTGGTGTCCTACACAGCCACCTCCATGGCCATGGCCATTTCGGCTGACCAGACGGTGGTGGCCATCGCCAACATCTTTATGACCATTACCTGCGTCTTTATGATGGTGACGCTCAcaaacacacctacacacaccaTCACAAACACATGTAACAACTATTACATGGTATATCTGGacgttaaaaaggaaaataaggtTTCCAAAATGGCCATTGTAGAGATTACTGTTCTTAAGAGAGCTCTGTGACCttattttgcagcattttgtaAGGGGGGTTGCACATTAAGGTAGTTTACAGTCATTAAAACTGGATATTATTGATCTAAATCATGATCCTGCAACTTTAACTTTCACATCTTTTAGTGTCTcactttcttgtgttttgtgttttgttctgcagatcttTGCAGGCTTGTTGGTGAATCTTCCTTCCATCGTCAGCTGGCTCGCTTGGTTAAAATACTTAAGTGTGCCCAGATATGGCCTTAGTGTACGTACACATCACACCTCAGTTTCTCCCACTTTAAATAGTTAATTACCTGTTTGTCTGCCTAATTTTCTAATTGCTAAATAACAGATAGAGAAGAAGCTGCTACATGTATTCATTCTCAGATTAGGATTAGAGAAACCCTGTATTTGAGGAAACCAAATAGTCATTtctgtaaatgtaattaaagtTTGATGCCTGAGGATTATATTGATTGTCTCCGTCTCTTCAGGCTCTGCAGGTTAATGAGTTCACCGGGCTGAACTTCTGTAATGGGCTGAACAGCTCCGTCATTCCTCCAGGATCCTCGTAAGAAACACAATGCTTAATGTAACTGGGGTGTTGTTAAAACGAGCTGTTGTCAGCCTCTCTGATCAATGAGTTGAATGATGGGTTACAAACTTGATAATAT includes these proteins:
- the abcg2a gene encoding broad substrate specificity ATP-binding cassette transporter ABCG2, with the translated sequence MMEAGLNGASKSQSAGAKQQLHGATVSFHNIFYKVKQGGGCFCLKKTTTKDILIDLNGIMKPGLNAIMGATGSGKSSFLDVLAARKDPAGLTGEVLIDGAPQPPNFKCLSGYVVQDDVVMGTLTVRENFTFSAALRLPSSITQQEKEQKVNRLIQELGLGRVADSKVGTQLIRGISGGERKRTNIGMELIIDPPVLFLDEPTTGLDASTANSVLLLLKRMANHGRTVILSIHQPRYTIYRLFDSLTLLVNGKQVYHGPAQRALDYFSDIGYTCEAHNNPADFFLDVINGDSTAVALNSMEEEDPRPDADSVSMSRRGIEDKLVEEYRNCQNYKETKAELEAIVQGKPATTSSRSRTITYNTGFLTQFKWVLKRTFRNLLLNPQTSIAQVAVTLFLALVVGALFFDVKDNQSGVQNRIGALFFIVVNQCFSSLSAAELFIAERKLFTHEYISGYYRVSVYFLCKILSDIITLRTIPAIIFSCVAYFMIGLKPTAEAFFIFMFTVALVSYTATSMAMAISADQTVVAIANIFMTITCVFMMIFAGLLVNLPSIVSWLAWLKYLSVPRYGLSALQVNEFTGLNFCNGLNSSVIPPGSSCTGEAFLEEQGVDYSSWGLWQNHLALIIMTICFLTIAYLKLRFIKKFT